The proteins below are encoded in one region of Thunnus maccoyii chromosome 24, fThuMac1.1, whole genome shotgun sequence:
- the cpb2 gene encoding carboxypeptidase B2 isoform X1, with protein MKTLSAFFVLMILDKFLTGHCVETQDEILSITPSTQEHVDIVKNVSTQYETALWQPASYQFIEEETQVHLFVPANSLATVKDLLQKNSIKYETLLANANDLIEMQMRNDSTDPRSSSTFYQRYHNLGDIYDWINRTTQDNPSTVKAILIGSSYEKRPLYVLKLSFNNRPNKKAMWIDCGIHAREWIAPAFCLWFVHHSLAFYSINQDITQILDNMDVYVLPVMNPDGYHYTWTTNRMWRKNRSIKKGSTCVGVDLNRNFDANWCTEGASDQPCSEIYCGAFQESEPEAQAVADFLRSHKDTVQLYLTIHSYSQMLLFPYSYTFDEAENHKDLLEMAQEAAQKIRRYYRSIYKVGSGAKTIYLAPGGSDDWAYNLGIKYSFTFELQDRGHYGFLLPPSHIPAACNEALTAVKTIALKVIEKTQAQTSPPQTV; from the exons ATGAAGACTCTTTCcgctttctttgttttaatgatCTTGGACAAATTCCTGACGGGACACTGCGTAGAAACACA AGATGAAATTCTATCAATCACCCCATCAACACAGGAACATGTCGACATCGTGAAGAATGTGTCCACCCAATATGAG ACAGCTTTATGGCAGCCTGCTTCATATCAGTTCATTGAAGAAGAAACTCAAGTTCACCTGTTTGTCCCGGCAAACAGCTTGGCGACTGTCAAAGATTTGCTgcagaaaaacagcattaaatATGA gACGTTACTGGCCAACGCCAACGATTTAATCGAAATGCAGATGAGGAACGACTCCACAGACCCACGAAGCAGCTCAACTTTCTACCAGAGATATCACAATCTGGGGGAT ATCTATGATTGGATAAACAGGACCACGCAGGACAACCCCAGCACAGTCAAAGCCATCCTCATCGGCTCCTCATATGAGAAGCGACCGCTCTATGTTCTGAAG tTGTCTTTTAATAACAGACCGAATAAGAAGGCAATGTGGATTGACTGTGGGATCCACGCCAGAGAGTGGATTGCTCCTGCTTTCTGTTTATGGTTTGTACATCAT TCCCTGGCTTTTTACAGCATAAACCAAGATATCACTCAAATTTTGGACAACATGGATGTCTATGTCCTGCCTGTGATGAACCCTGATGGATACCATTACACATGGACAACA AACCGGATGTGGAGGAAGAACCGCTCCATCAAGAAGGGGAGCACCTGCGTTGGAGTTGACCTCAACAGAAACTTTGATGCCAACTGGTGCA CGGAGGGAGCCTCTGACCAGCCCTGCAGTGAGATCTACTGTGGTGCGTTCCAGGAGTCGGAGCCAGAGGCGCAGGCCGTGGCCGACTTCCTGCGCAGTCACAAGGACACGGTTCAGCTCTACCTCACCATCCACTCCTACTCTCAGATGCTGCTCTTCCCCTACTCATACACCTTTGATGAAGCAGAGAACCACAAAGACCTG CTTGAGATGGCCCAAGAAGCTGCACAGAAAATCAGAAGATATTATAGGAGCATCTACAAAGTTGGTTCTGGAGCCAAGACAATAT ACCTGGCTCCTGGTGGCTCTGATGACTGGGCGTACAACCTCGGCATCAAATACTCCTTCACATTTGAGCTCCAGGACAGAGGGCACTACGGCTTCCTCCTTCCACCATCTCACATTCCCGCAGCCTGCAATGAAGCTCTGACAGCTGTGAAGACTATCGCTCTCAAGGTTATAGAGAAAACACAAGCTCAGACAAGTCCTCCTCAAACTGTTTAA
- the cpb2 gene encoding carboxypeptidase B2 isoform X2, with amino-acid sequence MQMRNDSTDPRSSSTFYQRYHNLGDIYDWINRTTQDNPSTVKAILIGSSYEKRPLYVLKLSFNNRPNKKAMWIDCGIHAREWIAPAFCLWFVHHSLAFYSINQDITQILDNMDVYVLPVMNPDGYHYTWTTNRMWRKNRSIKKGSTCVGVDLNRNFDANWCTEGASDQPCSEIYCGAFQESEPEAQAVADFLRSHKDTVQLYLTIHSYSQMLLFPYSYTFDEAENHKDLLEMAQEAAQKIRRYYRSIYKVGSGAKTIYLAPGGSDDWAYNLGIKYSFTFELQDRGHYGFLLPPSHIPAACNEALTAVKTIALKVIEKTQAQTSPPQTV; translated from the exons ATGCAGATGAGGAACGACTCCACAGACCCACGAAGCAGCTCAACTTTCTACCAGAGATATCACAATCTGGGGGAT ATCTATGATTGGATAAACAGGACCACGCAGGACAACCCCAGCACAGTCAAAGCCATCCTCATCGGCTCCTCATATGAGAAGCGACCGCTCTATGTTCTGAAG tTGTCTTTTAATAACAGACCGAATAAGAAGGCAATGTGGATTGACTGTGGGATCCACGCCAGAGAGTGGATTGCTCCTGCTTTCTGTTTATGGTTTGTACATCAT TCCCTGGCTTTTTACAGCATAAACCAAGATATCACTCAAATTTTGGACAACATGGATGTCTATGTCCTGCCTGTGATGAACCCTGATGGATACCATTACACATGGACAACA AACCGGATGTGGAGGAAGAACCGCTCCATCAAGAAGGGGAGCACCTGCGTTGGAGTTGACCTCAACAGAAACTTTGATGCCAACTGGTGCA CGGAGGGAGCCTCTGACCAGCCCTGCAGTGAGATCTACTGTGGTGCGTTCCAGGAGTCGGAGCCAGAGGCGCAGGCCGTGGCCGACTTCCTGCGCAGTCACAAGGACACGGTTCAGCTCTACCTCACCATCCACTCCTACTCTCAGATGCTGCTCTTCCCCTACTCATACACCTTTGATGAAGCAGAGAACCACAAAGACCTG CTTGAGATGGCCCAAGAAGCTGCACAGAAAATCAGAAGATATTATAGGAGCATCTACAAAGTTGGTTCTGGAGCCAAGACAATAT ACCTGGCTCCTGGTGGCTCTGATGACTGGGCGTACAACCTCGGCATCAAATACTCCTTCACATTTGAGCTCCAGGACAGAGGGCACTACGGCTTCCTCCTTCCACCATCTCACATTCCCGCAGCCTGCAATGAAGCTCTGACAGCTGTGAAGACTATCGCTCTCAAGGTTATAGAGAAAACACAAGCTCAGACAAGTCCTCCTCAAACTGTTTAA
- the spp2 gene encoding secreted phosphoprotein 24 — protein sequence MKSYTLVLALLQFLGCSGVPLHSPELEAMADKGLVAALAEVNSVYAVNHLYRVTRGSVTRVIPMGLNTVDLMMVFGIKETECLKTSRNDPQTCAFRPGLFVPSFSCSSRVRMFPSSTQVVSVRCGSGTSSSSEESSEELYRRGRHHFDIPSVSRVPAPPAPPQPTQSDRSVLGQPADIRPRGDALNNYLE from the exons ATGAAGTCATACACGCTTGTCTTGGCCCTCTTGCAGTTTCTGGGATGCTCAG GCGTCCCACTGCACAGCCCTGAGCTAGAAGCTATGGCAGACAAGGGTCTTGTGGCTGCTCTGGCAGAGGTCAACTCTGTGTACGCTGTCAATCATCTTTATCGGGTGACTCGAGGCTCCGTGACAAGG GTTATTCCCATGGGCCTGAACACCGTTGACCTCATGATGGTATTTGGCATTAAAGAGACGGAGTGTCTGAAGACCTCCAGAAACGACCCGCAGACATGTGCCTTCAGACCTGGCCTCTTTGTG CCTTCCTTCTCCTGCTCCAGTCGGGTTCGGATGTTCCCCAGCTCAACCCAGGTGGTCTCTGTCAGATGCGGCAGCGGTACCAGCAGCTCCAGTGAGGAGTCCagtgaggag ctgtACCGAAGAGGGAGACACCATTTCGATATCCCTTCTGTAAGCAGAG TCCCGGCTCCCCCTGCACCTCCGCAGCCCACCCAGTCTGATCGCTCAGTCCTTGGCCAGCCAGCGGACATTCGGCCCAGAGGAGACGCTCTGAATAATTACCTGGAGTAA
- the alg11 gene encoding GDP-Man:Man(3)GlcNAc(2)-PP-Dol alpha-1,2-mannosyltransferase: protein MSGHDQLVLCLCELTRLLWKLLLPLVFLCVLLVAVLVLLVLAVRFWLQSNRNARRARDGRPTVAFFHPYCNAGGGGERVLWCAIRALQNRYADINFVVYTGDLGVTGQQILEGARRRFNIVLPRPVQFVFLRHRLLVEPGLFPHFTLLGQSVGSIFLGWEALTEFVPDLYIDSMGYAFTLPLFRYLGGCSVGSYVHYPTISTDMLSVVRERNPRFNNPDYISNSLFLSAFKVVYYCLFALLYGMAGSCSDLIMVNSSWTLDHILSLWRAPNRTSVVYPPCDVSAFLDVPLEEDGDRKCHSIVSVGQFRPEKDHRLQIRAFKKVLDRTRRVGGREALKLVLIGGCRNQEDEDRVLMLRGLCQELGVADRVEFKLNVPFEELKREMGEATIGLHTMWNEHFGIGVVECMAAGKVILAHKSGGPKLDIVVPFEGGQTGFLADDEDSYAEAIERILALPPASRLQIRRNARQSVARFSDQEFEACFLAAMEPLMGTIER from the exons ATGTCGGGCCACGATCAGCTggtcctgtgtttgtgtgaattaacAAG attgCTGTGGAAGTTGCTGCTGCCTCTGGTGTTTCTGTGCGTGCTGCTGGTCGCCGTCCTGGTCCTGCTGGTGCTGGCGGTGCGTTTCTGGCTGCAGAGCAACAGGAACGCTCGGCGGGCAAGGGACGGCCGTCCTACAGTGGCCTTCTTCCACCCTTACTGCAATGCCGGTGGTGGGGGAGAGAGGGTGCTCTGGTGTGCTATCAGGGCACTACAGAACAG GTATGCAGACATCAACTTTGTAGTGTACACGGGAGACTTGGGCGTGACTGGCCAGCAGATTCTGGAGGGGGCGCGGCGTCGTTTCAACATCGTGCTTCCCCGCCCggttcagtttgtgtttttgaggcACCGGCTGCTTGTGGAGCCCGGCCTGTTTCCTCACTTCACCCTGCTGGGCCAAAGTGTGGGTTCCATCTTCCTGGGGTGGGAGGCATTGACAGAGTTTGTCCCGGACCTTTACATCGACTCCATGGGCTACGCCTTCACCCTGCCCCTGTTCCGCTACCTGGGAGGCTGCAGCGTGGGGAGTTATGTTCACTACCCCACCATCAGCACTGACATGCTGTCTGTTGTGAGAGAGAGGAACCCCAG GTTCAACAACCCAGACTACATCTCCAACAGTCTGTTCCTGAGTGCCTTCAAGGTGGTCTACTACTGCCTCTTCGCCTTGCTCTACGGTATGGCCGGCTCTTGCAGCGACCTCATCATGGTCAACTCCTCCTGGACCCTCGATCACATCCTTTCACTGTGGCGTGCTCCCAACCGCACCAGCGTGGTCTACCCACCCTGCGATGTCAGCGCTTTCCTGGATGTCCCGCTTGAAGAGGACGGGGATAGAAAGTGCCACTCAATCGTCTCCGTCGGACAGTTCAGGCCCGAGAAGGACCACCGGCTGCAGATCAGAGCTTTCAAGAAGGTGTTAGACAGGACGAGGAGGGTGGGGGGCAGGGAGGCGCTGAAGCTGGTTCTGATTGGAGGATGCAGGAACCAGGAAGACGAGGATAGGGTGCTCATGTTGAGGGGGCTGTGCCAGGAGCTGGGGGTGGCCGACAGGGTGGAGTTTAAACTGAACGTACCTTTCGAGGAGCTGAAAAGAGAGATGGGGGAAGCCACCATAGGGCTGCATACCATGTGGAACGAACACTTTGGGATAG GTGTTGTGGAGTGCATGGCAGCAGGGAAGGTCATTCTAGCCCACAAGTCCGGCGGTCCCAAGCTAGACATCGTGGTACCTTTCGAGGGAGGCCAGACAGGCTTCCTGGCAGATGACGAGGACAGCTACGCGGAGGCCATAGAGAGGATCCTGGCTCTGCCGCCTGCCAGCCGCCTGCAGATCAGACGCAACGCCCGTCAGTCTGTGGCTCGCTTCTCAGATCAGGAGTTTGAAGCTTGCTTCCTGGCCGCTATGGAGCCTCTAATGGGAACAATTGAGCGATGA